A segment of the Frankineae bacterium MT45 genome:
CCGCGTATCTCGACCCACTTGTCGCGCGGGGTGGGGCTCCAACGGCCGAGAGCGATGTCTACATGCTCGCCGCCACGGTGCTGCATGCTCTCACCGGTGAGCCGCTGTGGCGAGCGTCGAGCCCTGAACTGGCCTGGCAGCTGGCGGCGACCGGGGACCTGGCCGACCTGCCCGACCGACTCGCCCCGTTCGCTGAAGACTTGGCCGCGCTAGTCGCCCGTGGGCTCTCTCCGGACCCGCAGCAGCGCCCGTCGGCGTCGGAGTTCGCGCTCGATCTGCGCCGCTGCGGTCAGCCGTCGACCGTGGAGCTGAGCGCCGGCGCGGCGCTGGCCGGACCGCGGACCGCCGCTCTGCTCCCGATCGTCGACGCGCCCGCAAACGCAGACGCGGATGCGGATGCGGATGCCGGCGACGGACATAGTCGCGACCGCGCCGCCTCGTCGGCACCTCGCCGGGGCGGCGCCCATCGAGTCGTGCCGACCGCGCCGGATCGGCCGTCTTTTACTGGCTATTCGAAATCGAGCGGCAGCGTTGTTCCCCTTCGTGGCCTGCGCACCAGGAGGCATGGTTGGGTCGCCGGAGGCGGATTGGGCGCACTCCTCGTGCTGCTCGCTCTGGTCGCTCTGGTTGCGAATCATCCGATGCGATCCAGCCCGGCGGCGCAGACCACCGAGGCGGTGCGCAGCAACCAGCAGTCTGATCCGGACGCGGTGGGGGCTAGCTGGCTAGAGACGCTAGACCAGTTGCGGGAGCAGGCGTACGCCACCAATGATCCCGACGTCTTCGACGAGATCTACGACTCGGCGAGTCTGCGGCACCAGGATGCCGCGCTGCTCGCCTCGCTGGCCCCACCTGGTTGCCGACTGGTCGGTGTCAGCACGACCTTCACCGACGTCCACGCCGAGGCCACAGTGCCTCCGGGCAGAGACGGCACGACTGCTCCGCCCACCGAGTTGGTGGTCAGCTCTTCGGCCTCACTGGCGCCGTCGAGACTTGTCTGCGGCTCCGTCGAGCGGGGCCAGGTTCCCGGGCAGGCCAGCCTGAGGCTGCGCACGACGCTCCGGCGGGTCGGAGCGGGGTACCGAATCTCGGCTCAGACCCGGCTCTGAGGCGAGACGAGTGTGGCCTGTAGCGCCTCCGTCAGCGTCGCATGCTTGAAGGTGAACTCCAATGCCTTCAATTTCACCGGGATGGCCCGCTGTCCGGTGAGCACGTCGGAGGCGAATTCGCCGAGGGCAGCACGCATTGCAAAGCCCGGTACGGGCAGGACGGCGGGGCGGTGCAGTACCCGCCCCAGGGTGGCCGAGAAATCTGCGTTCGTCACCGGCGCCGGCGCGGTGAGATTGACGCCGCCGCGCACGTCGGCGGTGAGCAGGTGCTCGATGGCCGCGATCTCATCAGCCAGCGTGATCCAGGACCAGTACTGCTCGCCGCTGCCGATCTTGCCGCCCAACCCGAGCTTGTACAGCGGCGCCAGCTTCGCCAGCAGACCACTGTCGCGGTCGAGCACCAGACCGGTGCGCAGGTGGGCGACCCGAACGCCCGCGGCGACGGCCGGGGTGGCGGCCGACTCCCAGTCCAGGCAGAGGCGAGCCAGGAAGCCGTCGCCAGCCGGAGCCGACTCATCGATGGCCGCCGCACCGGCATCGCCGTAGTACCCCACCGCGGAGGCGCTCAGGAAGACCTTCGGTGGAGTGCTGGCCTGGGCAATGGCTCGGGCCAGCGTGCTCACCGAATCGATCCGGCTCGAGCGCATGACCTGCTTGTACTCGTCGGTCCAGCGCTTCTCGGCCACGCCGGCTCCGGAGAGGCAGACGACCGCGTCGATCCCGCTCAGCGCGGCCTGATCGAGCTCACCCCGATCAGGCCGCCAGGAGACTTCGGTCGAGCCATTCGCTGGCCGCCGCACCAGGGTGCGAACGACGTGACCGTGCAGCACGAGAGATCGTGACAGCGCGCCCCCGATCGCTCCTGAGGCGCCGGCAAGGAGAACCTTCATGATCGCGGATCAGGCGAGCCCGAGTGCCCGCTCGAAGTTGCCGCCCTCGAGCCGGTCCTTGATCGTGGTCAGGAAGCGAGCAGCGTCGGCCCCGTCGACGATCCGGTGGTCGTAGCTCAATGCCAGGTACACCATCGAACGAATCGCGATGGTCTCGCCCAGATCGTCGTCGTCGATCACCACCGGGCGCTTCACGACCGTGCCGGTGCCGAGGATTCCGACCTGCGGCTGGTTCAGGATTGGCGTGTCGAAGAGTGCGCCTCGGCTGCCGGTGTTGGTGAGCGTGAAGGTGGCCCCACCGAGTTCGTCCGGGCTGATCTTGTTCGTCCGGGTCCGCTCGGCCAGATCCGCGATCTTGCGGGCGGTGCCGGCCAGGTTGAGGTCTCCGGCGTCGAGGATCACCGGCACGGTGAGCCCAGCCTCGGTGTCCACCGCGATGCCGAGGTGCTCGCTCTCGTGATAGGTGATCGTTCCGGCGTCGGTGTCGATCGACGAGTTCAGCACCGGGTGCGATTTGAGCGCCTCGACGGTTGCCACCGCGAAGAACGGCAGGAAGGAGAGCTTTACGCCCTCCCGGGCCAGGAAGTCGGCCTTGGCCCGCTCACGGAGTCGGGCGATGCGGGTGACGTCGACCTCTACGACGGTGGTCAACTGTGCGCTGACCTGCAGCGACTCGACCATCCGTGCCGCGATGAGCTGACGGCGGCGGGTGAGCTTCTCGGTCCGTCCCCGCAGCTGCGAGGCCGCGGGCGCCGCTGCGGCCGCTGGCGCCGCCGGAGCTGTGGCGGCCGGGGCAGCTGCGTGCTTGGCCGCAGTCGAGGCCGCGGCGGCGAGCACATCCGACTTGCGGATTCGTCCGCCGACGCCGGTGCCGGTGACGCTGCCGAGATCGACGCCATGCTCCCCGGCCAGCTTGCGGACCAGGGGAGTGACGTAGGTGCCGCCCTCGTCGTCCTCGTCGCTGTCGCTGGCGATGGCGGCCGGCGTTGACGCGGCTGGAGCCGGCGCGGGTGCGGGTGCGGGTGCCGGCGTGGGTGCCGGCGCAGCGGCGGCCGGGGCTGGGGCTGGGGCAGCCGGTGGTGCCGGTGGTGCCGGTGGTGCGGCGGGTGCGGCAGCGACGGGGGCCGGTTCAGCCGGAGCAGGCGCGGGAGCCGGCTCCGGTGCTGGTGCCGCTTCAGCGGCCGCAGGTGCAGCGGCGGGGGCCGCTCCAGCGTCGTCACCGTCGGAGATGATGGCGATCTCGACGCCCACCTCGACGGTCTCATCCTCTTGCACCTTGATCGAGATCAGGGTTCCGGAGGCTGGCGAGGGAATTTCGGTGTCGACCTTGTCGGTGGAGACCTCGAGTAGCGGCTCGTCGGCATCGACATGGTCACCCTCGGCCTTGAGCCACCGGGTAACGGTTCCCTCAGTGACGCTTTCACCAAGGCGGGGCATGGTTACTGACACCGGCATGATTGCTAAGACTCCTTCGGCTGTAAACGATGTTGCTGGGGGCAGAACGGGGGCGGTGCTAGTTGTGCGTGTGCAGTGGCTTCCCTGCTAGCGCGAGATGCGCCTCGCCGAGAGCCTCCGACTGTGTCGGATGCGGGTGGATGAGCTGGGCGACCTCGCTCGGTAGCGCCTCCCAGTTGTAGATGAGCTGCGCTTCGGCGATCAGCTCGCCGACCCGAGCCCCGACCATGTGCACGCCGAGGACGGCGCCGCCCTTCTCGGCCACGAGCTTCACCGCGCCCTGAGTCTTGAGAATCTGCGACTTGCCGTTGCCGCCGAGGTCGTAGGTCAGCGTCGTGACCTTCTCCGCGCCCAGACGTTCGATCGCGTCGGCCTCGCTCAACCCGACCGAGGCGACCTCCGGCTCGGAGTAGGTGATGCGCGGGACGCCGGCGTAGTCGATCGGCACGACCGGGAGGCCGGCGATCTGCTCGGCGACCAGGATCCCCTCGGCGAACCCGACGTGGGCCAGCTGCAGCGTGGGGATGAGATCGCCGACCGCGTAGACGCCTTCGACGTTGGTCCGGCAGTACTCGTCGACGACCACGAACCCGCGGTCGAGGGCGATGCCATTCTCTTCGTAGCCGAGATTCGCCGATGTCGGCCCGCGGCCCACGGCGACTAGCAGTACGTCGGCCTCAATCGCCTCGCCGCCGGCCAGGAAGACCCGCACGCCGGAGTCGGTGTGCTCGAAACGCTCGTAGCGCACACCCAGCTTGAAGCCGATCTTGCGCTTACGGAAGGCCCGTTCGAGAAGCTTGGAGTTCGCCTCGTCTTCGAGCGGCACGAGGTGGGGGAGTGCCTCGACGATCGTCACGTTCGTTCCGAAGGACGTCCACGCGCTGGCGAATTCGCAGCCGATGACACCGCCGCCCAGGATGATCGCCGATCCCGGCACGTGGTCGAGCTGCAGCGCCTGGTCGCTGGTGATGACGCGGGTTCCGTCGATCTCCAGGCCCGGCAGCGTGCGAGCGTAGGAACCGGTGGCGAGCACGACGTTCGTGCCGGTGTAGGTGTCGTCGCCGACCGCCACCGTCTTCGGTCCGACGAGGCGCCCCTCGCCCTCCACGACGTTGATGTTGCGGCTCTTGATGAGTCCCTGCAAGCCCTTGTAGAGACGGGAGACGACACCGTCCTTGTAGGCGTTGAGGGCGACGCTGTCGATGCTCTCGAAGGTGGCGTTGACGCCGAACTGGGCGCCCTCGCGAGCGGCGTCGGCCACCTCGCCGGCGTGCAGCAGCGCCTTCGTCGGGATGCAACCGCGGTGCAGGCAGGTGCCGCCGACCTTGTCCTTCTCGACGAGCACGACGGACTTGCCTAGTTCTGCGGCCCGCAGCGCTGCAGCGTAGCCCCCACTTCCGGCACCTAGGATGACGAGATCGGCCTGGTGGTCTGCCACGGTGTGTCTCCTGTTAGACGCTGTATCGAGATCTTTAACCAACGGTTAACACGCGGCGGCGTCCGCCAATTCCTCTCGATACTGGCTACGTCGCCGGGTTAGTCGTTGTCTATCTTGGCACTCCCACATCGGATCTGTGACAACGCATGGGTGGGCGGTGTCATCATGGGGGGTCACACGCACGGGGAGAGGGGATTTGGGCATGCGGCTCTTCGGCCGGAGCAAGGGTCAGCGGGCGGGCGAACTGCGCTCCGCTACCTCAGCCGATACCAGGCATCTGCAGGAGTTTGTGGCATCTCGCGATGGCGTCGAGGCCTACCTGGAGCCGCGCACCGCGGTGACGGAGACGACGGTCGTGCTGGTCGCCGCCTCCGGTGAGTGGACCCGGCGCCGCGTCGATGGTGCCGACGGGGCGAGCGACTTCGCCAAGCGCAACGCCATCCCGCTCTACGACGCCGCCCTCGTGGGTTACCCGCAGCGGATGCGCGAATGGACCCAGAAGCGGAAGCTCGCGGGGGAGACCGGCCCGCCCGGAGTCAGCGGCCCGACGATCTGATCTAGTAGCTGCGAGCGGGGAGTGCTACCCCTCGGAGGCCAGCAGTTCCAGCGAAGCGAGCAGCGTCCGGACTGCGGCGCCGGTGCCGCCCTTCGGGGTGTACCCGTGCGGCGCGCTGCTGTTGTAGGACGGGCCGGCGATGTCTAGGTGGACCCACGGCAGGCCGTCAGTGACGAACTCGCCGAGGAAGAGCCCGGCTGCGAGCATGCCACCCCACCCCTGCGCCGGCAGGTTGCTGAGATCCGCGACCTGGGACTCGAGCCCGGGACGGAGGTCGTCGGGCAACGGCATCGACCAGACCGCCTCACCGACCGAGTTGCCGGCCGCGGCCACCCGGTCCCGGAAGGCCGGTTCGCCCATCGCGGCGATCACCCGGTTCCCGAGTGCCACCACCTGGGCGCCGGTCAGCGTCGAGGCCTCGATGAGGTAGTCGGGGTTGTCCTCGCAGGCCCGCGAGATCGCGTCGGCCAGCACGATGCGTCCCTCGGCGTCGGTGTTCGCGATCTCCAGCGTCTTCCCGCTGCGGAGCGTCAGCACGTCCGACGGACGGTAGGAGCTACCCGACACCATGTTCTCTGCCAGCGACACCGTCGCCGTGAC
Coding sequences within it:
- a CDS encoding 2-oxoglutarate dehydrogenase E2 component; the protein is MPVSVTMPRLGESVTEGTVTRWLKAEGDHVDADEPLLEVSTDKVDTEIPSPASGTLISIKVQEDETVEVGVEIAIISDGDDAGAAPAAAPAAAEAAPAPEPAPAPAPAEPAPVAAAPAAPPAPPAPPAAPAPAPAAAAPAPTPAPAPAPAPAPAASTPAAIASDSDEDDEGGTYVTPLVRKLAGEHGVDLGSVTGTGVGGRIRKSDVLAAAASTAAKHAAAPAATAPAAPAAAAAPAASQLRGRTEKLTRRRQLIAARMVESLQVSAQLTTVVEVDVTRIARLRERAKADFLAREGVKLSFLPFFAVATVEALKSHPVLNSSIDTDAGTITYHESEHLGIAVDTEAGLTVPVILDAGDLNLAGTARKIADLAERTRTNKISPDELGGATFTLTNTGSRGALFDTPILNQPQVGILGTGTVVKRPVVIDDDDLGETIAIRSMVYLALSYDHRIVDGADAARFLTTIKDRLEGGNFERALGLA
- a CDS encoding Serine/threonine protein kinase, translating into MLSRTRSPAAAKPSWRLDGYAISDRLGVGGSGEVWRARRSRDGRPVALKRIPITDRGQLRAAQREAALLATLDHPHVIRLHEVAYSERHIVLVLDLAAGGSLRDLLQRRSRLTVGEVASALAPIGVALAYAHQHAVVHGDVTPGNVLFTIAGGPLLADLGVARIAGGAIATQAAPTTAATTAAATSSVGTNVAPATGVSPVRSTAAYLDPLVARGGAPTAESDVYMLAATVLHALTGEPLWRASSPELAWQLAATGDLADLPDRLAPFAEDLAALVARGLSPDPQQRPSASEFALDLRRCGQPSTVELSAGAALAGPRTAALLPIVDAPANADADADADAGDGHSRDRAASSAPRRGGAHRVVPTAPDRPSFTGYSKSSGSVVPLRGLRTRRHGWVAGGGLGALLVLLALVALVANHPMRSSPAAQTTEAVRSNQQSDPDAVGASWLETLDQLREQAYATNDPDVFDEIYDSASLRHQDAALLASLAPPGCRLVGVSTTFTDVHAEATVPPGRDGTTAPPTELVVSSSASLAPSRLVCGSVERGQVPGQASLRLRTTLRRVGAGYRISAQTRL
- a CDS encoding dihydrolipoamide dehydrogenase; the protein is MADHQADLVILGAGSGGYAAALRAAELGKSVVLVEKDKVGGTCLHRGCIPTKALLHAGEVADAAREGAQFGVNATFESIDSVALNAYKDGVVSRLYKGLQGLIKSRNINVVEGEGRLVGPKTVAVGDDTYTGTNVVLATGSYARTLPGLEIDGTRVITSDQALQLDHVPGSAIILGGGVIGCEFASAWTSFGTNVTIVEALPHLVPLEDEANSKLLERAFRKRKIGFKLGVRYERFEHTDSGVRVFLAGGEAIEADVLLVAVGRGPTSANLGYEENGIALDRGFVVVDEYCRTNVEGVYAVGDLIPTLQLAHVGFAEGILVAEQIAGLPVVPIDYAGVPRITYSEPEVASVGLSEADAIERLGAEKVTTLTYDLGGNGKSQILKTQGAVKLVAEKGGAVLGVHMVGARVGELIAEAQLIYNWEALPSEVAQLIHPHPTQSEALGEAHLALAGKPLHTHN